The genomic DNA aaagaaCACTGACCTACCATGTGAGTCCAACTGAGACTCTGTGACACTCTAATCCTCTTCTTGTCACAATGTTTAGTCCAATGATGGAAAAAATGGAGACATCTTTGACGTCTTAGTTCTGCCACATCTGTCTGTGGAAAAGACTTCagtttgtcacacacacacacacgcacacgcacatgcacacacactctcacacacagattATTCAGCAGTCACCACAGGTTCACTAAGGTTGACGTTATAAGTACATCCAGAAAACATGATGGTCCATTTTTGTTTACTGTGCAGCTGTTTTTCTGAGCAATCCAATCAAACCTTAGTGATTATATAATATctttacaaataaacacacacacacacacacacacacacacacacacacacaaaatagtgCATTGTTACgaggttctttttttttttttaaatccatttaaACAGAACTGGAGTCAGACAAAAGCACTCACACAACAGGTCAGACCTCAATGCTTTCATCATCTTGTGTTCAAATGAGTGTTacatcaacacacactcacagtgacacacacacacacacacacacacacacacacacacacacacacacacacacacacacatctaattGGTGGATTTTAAACAGTTTGTAGTCTGACTATTGTCTCTGTGGGTCAGTTTGGATGAGTTGCTGCTGCCCGGCTTGATCCATTTTACATAAGAAACACAACTAATCTGCCAGGGATTTCACAGACCTTGTGtagcagtgtgtgtatttgtgtgtgtgcacacacatctGGGTGCATGGCCGGGTGTAGCTGCGTATGTATTAGTGGACAtatgtgcttgtgtttgtttgtgtgtgtgtacagccgGGGGGCTGTGCCTCTGTCGTGCACGTGTGTGAGATAGAAAAGCGCAGTGGTACATAAGAGTATTTGTTTGTAAGCCTTGTGTGGTGTAGAATTAGAGGAAAAATCTAGCCAGAGAGTCATTTGTTTGAACAAAATGATAAAAGTCATATAGATTTGTGTattacttatttaaaaaaaaaaaaaggattatcTATACAAAGGATAGAAATTAAAACCACTAGATGAAAAggttcaacccagtctcacgctagtttgtgaaatggtcacgttatttagatgtattgattcgtgtacaggtcacactTTTTGAACGTGCAACACGTGGGAtgcaatccccggtctcctgtgtgaaagctctgtgttgtttgacccatccaccagccaaacCGACCTCCCTTCGCCgattttcgccttatcaatactactcgctaccgtaatcgttGTGTTCTGTGATcgcgaaatatgcttcccattgaaatacattactttaaaattcgtgctcaccacacgaaaataacaacattaacgtgttcagtacgagaatcaatagattcaataccgtgaccatttcacaaactgccatgagacggGGCTGAAAGGTTACAGatataaaaaagtgaaattttttGACATTGCAATGGTGACATGGACTAAATGAAAGATGTATGCActgtctgtgtgcatttcaCCGTGTCTATGGTTCCACATGctgcaaattaaaacaattaatgCTGGAATCAATatcatattttcaaatttctGTAACGACAGATAACAATACTGGTATTCTACTGGAGGAAAGCACTGACattgcaaatatacaataaatcTAGAAAAACTTTAATTACTGTAAGCAGTGAGACAACATTCCAGGCTTATTAAAACACTTCTGTGAATGCGCTTGGGGCTGTTTCAGAGTAGAATTAATGCTTCCCTGTATTTAATTGGACTCCCAGCAGCTGGAAGGCTTTTCCTTTGAAGCAGCTGACAGTATGCAGCTAACAGTATCAGCTAGCCGCGGATGCTAACTTTTCACTCAAACTGGCTGGTAATGTAGCTTTTGTGCTACTTTGTGCATATCAAACCAGTGTCAAAGATTGTACAGGAAGACTGGTGTGCATTTTCACTGTTCTGGTAGTGCAACCATTTGTGTTTGGGCTAAAACTAatgattctttttattttatttttttatcagttaatcagctgattattttcttgattaactggttacttctttttttctgtaaaatgtcagaaaatagtgaaaaatgcctaTCATGACTTCCTAAAGTGCCCAAGGTAATGCCATCAAATTGCCTGTTTTGTTTGAACGGCAGTCAAAAGATATTTATTTTACTAATCgacaaagaaaagaaggaaatcaTCACATTTCACAAGATGGGAATGTTGAATAAAAAGTGGCATAaacaattatattattattattattattattattattatattactaacactaattgtttcagctctaggTTTGTGAAGATGCGTCAGTGCTTATTGTGGGTATTCATATTGCCGTTTATACCAGTACAAGAAGTCCCTAAGGTTTTTAGAGCCTTTTGGTGATCTTACTGTATAACCCACTGTGGCAGAGCATTGAACACGCAGAGGGGTTTACTGCCTTGCTCGGAGACCCCGCTCAGCCCCTGAGACTGCgtctcttccttctcctcctttacTGTATTATTAGATTATCATCTTGTCTcctgttttctttcctcctctacCCTCCTGTCTGCTCCTCTCTTCTGTCATCTTTCCATCCATCATCTTTATCCTCATCTCTGCAGCAGTGTGGGAATCTGTCTCttctgctggtgtgtgtgtgtgtgtgtgtgtgcgtgtgtgtgtgtgtgtgtgcgtgtgtgtgtgagagagagagagagagagagagagagagagagagagagtacccACCGGGCTCTGTGAGTCTATCAAGTTTATGCGACAGTATGCTGGCCCTCTGCCATACTTCTGATAAAAGAAGGCATTTTTTTGTGACGCGGTGTGATTGTGAGTCACTCGTCACACACTtggattcagtgtttttgtgtgtgtttactttttCAAAACCGTGTTTCTGTGTAATagcatgtttctgtgtgtgtgtgtgtgtgtgtgtgtgtgtgtgtgtgtgtgtgtgtgtgtgtgtgtgtgtgtgtgtgtgtgtgtgtgagaccagTCAGCTGGCCCCATAATTACATTCCATTACACATTCACCTTTCTCCTCAAACATTCCATAAAATCTCTTTGCCTTCCAGGCTTCCTCTAAGGCCCCATgcagtgtgtgttgttgcagtatgtgtgtgtgtgtgtgtatgtgagaccTGCTTGTACATGATGACATCGTACTAGACAATCTTCTCGACCCAAGAGCTTAGCTACATACACTCACGCAGTGTAAGATATGAAAAATGCCAAACTTTCCATATACATGTTGAGAAAAGACATTTACAGGCTTCACAGAGAATTAAAACAGGAGAGGCCtattttgtgtatatgtgtgtgtgtgtgtgtgtgtgtgtgtgtgtgtgtgtgtgtgtgtgtgtgtgtgtgtgtgtgtgtgtgtgtgttagatagCAAATAAGGAACCTGTGTCAGATTAATCCTGGGTAATATAAATCTTCTGCTCAAACCACTATTATTAGCTTGTTGTTCTCTGCCCTTTTTTTAACCAGCAGTTTGTTGTTTGTCCATTTGAGGAACtatttcctgtctgtgtgttccaCTCTCTAATTTCAATGCGTGTGTTTGCGATTAGCACTGTCACTGTCATAATAGCATGTTACAGGgtgaaaactgtgtgtgtgtgtgtatgtgtgtgtgtgtgtgtgtgtgtgtgtgtgtgtgtgtgtgtgtgtgtgtgtgtgtgtgtgtgtgtgtgcgtgtgtgtggcgCTCTCTGGACAAATTGGGCGGACAGTTAAGTGGTTAAGCATCTGTACGTGAACTGAAAAAGAgggggtgagtgtgtgtgtgagtttgtatgtgtgtgtgtgtttgcttaacTAGGTCAGCCAATGGCTCATGAAAGTCATCCAGGTGTCCTGAGCCACCACCGCccacaaagcaaacaaacagagagagagagagagagagagagagagagagagagaacatgatGGAGAAGGGGAAGACTAGAAGACAATGTACTTAGACTCAGAGAGGGACATAAACTGATGAATTCCTGTAAATCCTTTATTGCCACAAAACAATCCAGCTCATTAATTGGCATCATTGTACATCCAGAGGTATTACATGAAATATACTACCTTGGTATAAACAGTGTGACACAATTTCTGACGAAAATTTGACATTGTGTCATAGTGTATGTAGCTAGTCAATTGTTAttttatgaaaaagaaatgcaacagTATCAGTTTCTCTCTAGAATGGTATTTTTGTCCTCTTCTGTTTCAGAATCCGTTGGAACAGTAACTGTGTTTCCATCTATCTATTTGTATGCACACTTTCAGTTTGCACATAAAAAACCTGAATAGAAACGCCAGAAATCTTTAAAGTCAAAAcattgcaaaacatttttttatgcgAGGCAGAAAAGTTTGCTggcaatgaaaacaaaatgcgCCATGTGTGTAAAGCAGGATAGCTAAACATGCACTAAAGTGTcctcataaaacataaaaatgccatattttcatcacattttacacagttttctttttcatttgccGTTTGACTGacccttttttaattttaaaatcttGTTGCACCCTCTTCTTCTACTGCAATGGTTTAATGGTATGTGGCTGGAGAATTAGCAGGAAATTGATACAGGTATAAATGCAGTGTTAAAAGATAATATTTTAATCTCATCCTCATCTACATAAAGTTACACATTAACTAAGCCGTGTTTGTCCTGTATAATCACTGTCGTTTGAATGTAAGAAGAAAGTAGATTGGCTAAAAGTTGTTCTATTTGGGCTAAAATCATAGTTTTGGGGTtgaataaagtttaaatataaaaaggtgGGACATTCAATCAAACAAATCACAAACAGAAAACTTTAATAAATGCAGAAAGTGCTCTGAATGTTGATGCTcctgataataataatggaaaGTCATGTCAGCAATGTTGATGCAATAcactatatcagaaatatgtttttccATTAAATTCAATGTGAGGGCAATTGCATTCATGAATAAAGTTCACAAATCCACAGGAGGAATGGAAAAGCTCTGACAGATAACACTGTTACATACAAAATGAGACTGTAAAGAAATGAATTtgcatgttttatatatttttctgacTAACTGTCTTTGGGGAGTGAGCCTTCATCATTAGTGGCCAGAGGTTTACTTGTAAGATACTCTAAAGATGTCATAGATTTTGTATCATGATGGCAGTGAGGAAATGAATCCTTTTACTTTTCTCTCCTGGCATCTCAGGGAGTTATCCAAAATTATTTTCGTCTCACATTCTTAACACACCCAAATTAGTTTTGGCACCTGTTTGGCATGTGGCTATATCAACCGATGATCCAACTGCTCTGAGATAGTATCACCTTACAGCCAATCAAAGCAAAATgtgacacagaaaaaaacacacacaatcacaccaCCGAACCAACCACACTGGATCATATTAATCTTAGTTCATTGAGTGAAAAGTTAAATTACTTACATAACTTTGTTGAGTAATAACTGATATTACAGTTACGTTTTGTAAACTTTGAACATGTCGATGATTGCTTTAAATGCTGTACATGCTTATTTTAAACAATCTTTTACCAAATCTGGTATCTTTAACTCAAGATATTGACCTTATATAAGCATGTTAACTGACATTGCATTGGgagaaagatgagagaggctaaTTTCCTGTGTTACACCGGGGGCAACTGCGGTGTTTGTGGGtaaacagacagggagagagtgaCAACAGCATCAACaaacaccaatcacaaccatcatTTCCTCTGCAGGAGGAAGTGAAACTGGAGCAAGTGTTGACAGGAGATGGAGGAATGAGATATTATACATCAGCCCTCTTTCGCtgtacatctctctctctctctctctccccctctctttctcttttgatATTTCAGAATGGTAAAAAATAGATGaactttaaagaaagaaaaaaagatcaaaatatCTTTCTGCTCATGTAAGTTTTATGAGATATTTGCAGTTCCTTCTGCTGTTGTTTAATTGCAGTTCAACCCAAGTATAAGAACTGTAATTAACAAAATCAATGACTATCCTAGTATATATCAGTGAATGCACTTGAGCACAAATACCTGGTGAGAACAATGCGACCATGTGACTTTATTAATTTGATGGGGACCACCTGAATGCCTCATTAAACAACTGATGGTGTACAATAGATTACAGGATACTGAGGGCTTCAAAGGATACTGTACAATGGTTATGATTCAAGTAGGAAATGGTTGCATTTCTTTAGTTGCTTAGGCCTTGCCGGCCTATTATGATGTATTTGTTCTAGAAATCAGCAGATTTAAAGGGGCCAATTGGGACACCGCTACTGATTCTGTTCACTCTAATAGCGCCCAAAACGTTATTAGCATACTTTGCAAAAATTGTTGTTTTCAAGGCTAAAATGCATGACCACTATTTGTCTATCTGTCTCCACAGGGTGATGCGCTCCCCTCGTTGCTGGTCGACCTGGTGAGGAACTCTCCCATCTCTTCTGTGGACGActtgaagctgctgctgctgcaggagaccAATGCAATAGGTACTAatgaccaacacacacacacacacacacacacacacacacacacacacacacacacacactaataacaCAGACATGGAGGAGGTAAGCGTTTGTGTGTATCTACAGAGGCCTGAAGAGATAGGAATGCAGTAAGGGAGAGCATCAGCATATGTGCCAGGCTCCATGTTAAGGCAATATTTACCCgagacagcagcagcaagaATGATGAACCAGCTTgatcaagagagagagagagagagagagagagagacagaaagagagagagagagagagagagagagagagagagagagagagagagctgtaaCCTTGGTTTTTTTCAGACAatctgagacagagagaaacttCCAGCACAAGGTCACTGCATTGTTTTCCTGCTCTGGATTCCTCTCCGTGCATTGaaatatggatgtgtgtgtttgtgtgacagaaAGAGACCACCACCCCCCTCGATGCCTCCACCCCCGAAAACCTAAACagtcagacacatgcacacgcagCTCGGCGGGTGATTAAAAAATTCATTAATCTTATCCTTCTGAAGAATCAagtcacacatacatatgttaATAGACAGCTCTTTGATCATTCCatatacataaataatacaGTGGCATAACAAGAGAGGAACCAACAGAGGGAAGGATCCTCAGAAACAGGGCACGAGGAAGTGACTCAAagtgtatgtttttatttttgctgaagCCTGTGAGTTTGGGAACAAGTTTTTTTAAGGGCAGTAAATGCATGATTTATTTGATGGATCTGCGTGTTGCCATTATTGTGGTTTTTACGACGCCGTGTTCTGTTTGTGGTCAGATTTTGTTGCTTGTCATCATATATTTTGTGTTGACATTAGTACTTAGCTCAACCACGATTTACTGTGAATTACAGAACCAGTGTGCTGATTCTTATAGGCCAACTGGCTTTAACAGAATTGTTACTAcataaagaaagcagtcaatcTTACAAAACATGTAGGAACAGATAACGGCACAGATAAAATTACAAACTACCTTTTGAGAACATTAAGAAACTGTTCTCTTTATGCACCAGGCAGTTAATTAGCACACTGTAAGAGTGCAAACATGCACACTCACTGATCCACACAAGAGCTATATTTAACATCTCATATCTCTCGTCAATAGTATTCTTGACATTGTGGAGACAAATTGCTGCAGAAAATAGCCTAATTGTTTTACTGGGAGGAGAAAAAATGGCTTCCTTTTTGCGTTGAACAATGAGCTTTTCTAAAAACTGCCCTAACAGCCTCACATGCTTTACAGATTTCTCTCATCGCTTGTAAAAGTGCTGGCCTCAATGTAGCCCAGATTTCAGATAAAAGTTGGAAGATATTATTGTAAGTTGACTTTATTaactctttgtttttgtttttgtctcattccccccccccattttcCCTCCTTTTAATCtcccctcctcctttttctgtagaagaggaagaagacgaGCATGATAGTCTCACAAACCACACCCATGGCCGATACACTAGAAGTCTTGGTAGGTTTCCTCATCTATTTGTGTCCCTTCCTGTGTCTTTTTCTATCCTTCTGCTTCTGCCTTCTGTCTCTCAACACTTCCTATGCCATTCCTACCAAATATCGCCTTCTCATTCTCTTCTTGCTCCCTCTCCTACCAGTGGAGGCGCAGCCGGCTCAGCAGGCGGTATGTAAAGTTCGGACGGAGGTGATGGAGGTGACCAGGTCAATGCTGGACCGCCGCAATGCCAACTTCCTGTTATGGCCACCATGCGTGGAGGTGCAGAGATGTTCAGGCTGCTGTAACACCAGACTGTTGCAGTGTGTCCCCACTGTCACCTCCAGCAGATACCTGCAGGTACACAGTGCATACAGCAGCTGCCATGAGGAAAATGGAGTTTCCATTGGACAAAGccgggctagctgtttccacgtGTTTCTAGTCTTAAAGCTGCGACAGGCTCTTTATTTTTGGCGTCATTTAGCAAaaattccataataatctttcatCATATTGCAATTCaggtggtctgagagaaaactagacttctgcacttcctcttggctctgttttctgGCTTTAGATAATCTTTTAAACTTCAAATTATGGTGTTTATTTGCattctacccactgcagctttacTGTAATGCTAAGCTGAGGTAACATTCTAACGGCTCGAGCAACATATGTAagacatacttttacttttattttatgctATGTATTTACAGTCATACGagtagtatcaatcttctcatcttgcTTCTTATCAAAGGCTCAGAAGATTTAAAAAGCTCTGTGTTGTCGTTTTAATATTCAAAGGATGATGTGCACCCTTTGGGTAGACATTGCACGTTAATATGCAGAACCTGATTCTATACATGATGTAACTTCAAGAACACGTAACCCAACATTTCGTTCTCCAGCAATTTATACATCAGTAAGTCTTGGAATGAAGCCACCAAATGTTATGGAATTATTAGCTTGTCTGGAAACGTCTTCAACTCTGCTGCTGGTTGCAACAGGTGCCACTGCACAGCAACAGTATGTTGGTTTAagtgaaacaaaacaatgagaTTGATTTGTTGGAGTTCTCTTTGTATAGTTTCTGTGGATTTTCCATCATGTCTGGACCCCAAACTTCATTAATGCTTGATTTGTGTCAGATTTTGTGTGCTAatctttttgatttttttctgcctcCTATCCAGGTGATAAAAATCCAGTACATAAACAAGAAAGCCCACTACGACAAAGCCATCATCTCAGTAGAAGACCACGTCAGCTGCAGGTGCCAACCTCCctcatcttcctcatcctcctcatcttcctcttcctcctcatctgtTCCCATGTCTCACTCGTCCATTCAGAGCAACCCCAAGCCCaacccccctccacctccaccgCAGCAGCCTCCCCCATCCTCCCACCTTCCCTTGCCCCTCCCCCGGACCATCCACCAAGCTCCACCAAAGACTGCTTCCAAGGCCGACCTCCATCGCCATGACGACCTGAAGCACAACCAGCAGCACTACCACCCTGAGGAGCGTGAGCCGGTGGCGAGGCAGTGGCAGCAGGGCAGTTACACCCAGCTGGTGCACTGGACGCAGCCCAGGGTGCACCAGGCGCCCACACACGTACAGCCCGGGGTGCACCAGCCGATTGCTGGGGTGCTCGGGTCGGTTAGCAGCTGGCCATCTGAAGCGAGGGCGGAGCATAGCATCATGGGAAATACACAGCAGGTCGGGCAGGGGAGCGGGTATGACGGGAGCAGGGAGGAGAGCGGTGTGCATGTAGCAAACAGCGGTGGGGGAGTGCATCATCCAGATCACACGCAGAGGCAGCAACAGTTGTTGCAGCATCAGCAAAGGCAGCAGTTTCCGCAGCAATATCAGTATCGCCATCAGCCACGTTATCCACAGCAGTTCAACCATGGAGCAGCGGAGGACCAAGAGCTGAGGACACAATATCGACTTAACACTCCCCAATCAGACAGCGCCTCTCCGCCTGACAGCCCAACCCAGCCGCCCAAATTAGAACAAAACCCCACCAATCCAATGACCACCAATCAGAAAGACTCAGTGACCAGCCAAACAATTACAGAGGTCAcgaaacacaaacagactgagACTGCTATGACCAGTCAAAAAGAAGGGAACGAGAAGGAGGAAAATGGGTCTGCCAATAGTGGGGACTCGGCCGCGGCAGAGCTGGCCAATCAGGGGAAGGAAAAAGACTCAAATCTGACCAGCGGGGTTAGTCATttaacagaggaggagaggagacagaaagtCCTTGAGATAATACGGAGGGAACCGGATCGACAGACTCATCTTCATCCGCATCATCCTCAGCAAAGACCAAAGCCGACCACATTTAAAACAGGTACCGCTCAtctgtgtgagaatgtgtgtaaGTGTGGATGAAAGTTGGTTTTACATGTCACCGGTCACTTCTGCcaaatgttttttaatattaGTTCTTCCAACAATTACAAATTGGACATGTAGTGCAAGAGGCAGTCCAGGCAGTTAATTAAGTTTGGGGACTCACACGATTATAATAAGTGAGACAGCAGACTTAGCAGCGTCTTTCGTTAAACCCTCCCTGACTTGTTAACCACATCTTTTAAACTCCACCTCCAATGTTTGGAACACAGGCATTTTATTGCAATATGTATCTAACGTCATATATCTATGACATCTAAAGCCCAATctgagataaccctgatgacataaCTATGACAGAGGGTTGACGGAGGGGTaaccactactactaccaccGTTACAGTCCAGTtgccatgtgtgtgttgtctccgTGTTAGAGCATGTCTTGTAATTTTAGCTTTTAATGTATGAGAGAATGAATGGGGGAGTTTCCCGGATAGGAAGCAGTCCACTGCACACTCACGACCAAACGTCATGACCACATGTGTCCTGCTATTCTTCCAAAACCCTCTGAGAGCTCTGCAGTCTGAGAGGTGGACTTCCCACTGCTTCATGTTTGACTGAAACCTGCAGGCGGTCACAGACTTTGTTACGCAGACGTCTATCTATGAACTGCCGTTCAGAGTGCAGTTTGAGACACTACAGGAGCTATACACACCCTGTGTTTATTCTTCACTGGTGCTATATACTGCTATTGAAACCAAGACGAAACGGTTGTTCATGTGATTCACTTTTAGCTTGgttcccttttttttaaatttctttttatgttacttttctatctattgtttttctCCTCTGTGTTTGATGGTTGTTCATGGCCCTCCAGTGACAGTATTAAGTCCTCATAACTTAAGAGGACACAAAACTCAGCCTCCAGTGTCAGATGCTTTAGTGTCACACTTCCTTCtgctttgctgttttgtttAGCTGTTTGAACAAATGACCAGTGTTGTGAGTTTTCTGAGGAGGAAAGTTTTCTTATTGTTTATTGCTAATCTCTCACACATTACATCTTTGACACCACTAATCAGATTTGaatgtatattttaaaaagatGGT from Sander vitreus isolate 19-12246 chromosome 2, sanVit1, whole genome shotgun sequence includes the following:
- the LOC144533543 gene encoding uncharacterized protein LOC144533543 isoform X2, whose product is MDVCVCVTERDHHPPRCLHPRKPKQSDTCTRSSAEEEEDEHDSLTNHTHGRYTRSLVEAQPAQQAVCKVRTEVMEVTRSMLDRRNANFLLWPPCVEVQRCSGCCNTRLLQCVPTVTSSRYLQVIKIQYINKKAHYDKAIISVEDHVSCRCQPPSSSSSSSSSSSSSSVPMSHSSIQSNPKPNPPPPPPQQPPPSSHLPLPLPRTIHQAPPKTASKADLHRHDDLKHNQQHYHPEEREPVARQWQQGSYTQLVHWTQPRVHQAPTHVQPGVHQPIAGVLGSVSSWPSEARAEHSIMGNTQQVGQGSGYDGSREESGVHVANSGGGVHHPDHTQRQQQLLQHQQRQQFPQQYQYRHQPRYPQQFNHGAAEDQELRTQYRLNTPQSDSASPPDSPTQPPKLEQNPTNPMTTNQKDSVTSQTITEVTKHKQTETAMTSQKEGNEKEENGSANSGDSAAAELANQGKEKDSNLTSGVSHLTEEERRQKVLEIIRREPDRQTHLHPHHPQQRPKPTTFKTALSTAAPISPSARRAPFRPASPRRRRKHRKRISKAAIRAMIM
- the LOC144533543 gene encoding uncharacterized protein LOC144533543 isoform X1 — encoded protein: MRSWVLLLLLAALSAARLRLGSAEGDALPSLLVDLVRNSPISSVDDLKLLLLQETNAIEEEEDEHDSLTNHTHGRYTRSLVEAQPAQQAVCKVRTEVMEVTRSMLDRRNANFLLWPPCVEVQRCSGCCNTRLLQCVPTVTSSRYLQVIKIQYINKKAHYDKAIISVEDHVSCRCQPPSSSSSSSSSSSSSSVPMSHSSIQSNPKPNPPPPPPQQPPPSSHLPLPLPRTIHQAPPKTASKADLHRHDDLKHNQQHYHPEEREPVARQWQQGSYTQLVHWTQPRVHQAPTHVQPGVHQPIAGVLGSVSSWPSEARAEHSIMGNTQQVGQGSGYDGSREESGVHVANSGGGVHHPDHTQRQQQLLQHQQRQQFPQQYQYRHQPRYPQQFNHGAAEDQELRTQYRLNTPQSDSASPPDSPTQPPKLEQNPTNPMTTNQKDSVTSQTITEVTKHKQTETAMTSQKEGNEKEENGSANSGDSAAAELANQGKEKDSNLTSGVSHLTEEERRQKVLEIIRREPDRQTHLHPHHPQQRPKPTTFKTALSTAAPISPSARRAPFRPASPRRRRKHRKRISKAAIRAMIM